From Mya arenaria isolate MELC-2E11 chromosome 12, ASM2691426v1, the proteins below share one genomic window:
- the LOC128211635 gene encoding uncharacterized protein F54H12.2-like — translation MSQTSSDGPFEFRISGQNSMDYLDLKNSRLFVKAKITKADGTAIGDKSANKVGPTNLFLQALFSTVEVTLENKATITCNYNPYRAYIPTILKYGPDANNQLTTQLFQMDDADAPDVTDPNGTNDGLYVRNKLVADSKSVDMQGPIFHDLFDMDRYLLNEVDVKVKLYRSSIDFCLMAGDAVPYRLVIEDIYILTRKIRVNPAVIYGHSKILEKQNALYPYNKTEVKSVSIATGSTTFSWDNMYQGRRPNKLILGFVKSKAVSGDIKTNPFNFENCSIRQIAVYCDGLAVGSNPLKVDFSSTGGTSTIRPYTDLLMSAGKWRQDEGSHLDRAHYISGSTLFVFELEPDFSHHGEYLSLAKTGNVRLDVVFKDPLTKPMSCIVYSQGPGYFDMNKERDIILS, via the exons ATGTCGCAGACTTCTAGCGACGGTCCCTTTGAGTTCAGAATTAGTGGTCAGAATTCCATGGATTATTTGGATTTGAAAAATTCGCGTCTGTTCGTGAAGGCGAAAATCACCAAAGCGGATGGTACCGCCATCGGGGATAAGTCGGCCAATAAGGTCGGCCCCACAAATCTGTTTCTACAAGCGTTGTTTTCCACTGTGGAAGTCACCCTTGAAAACAAAGCCACCATCACGTGTAACTACAATCCGTACAGAGCCTACATTCCTACAATCCTGAAATATGGACCAGACGCTAACAATCAGCTGACAACACAGCTGTTCCAGATGGATGATGCCGATGCTCCAG ACGTCACCGATCCTAACGGTACTAACGATGGACTCTATGTGAGGAATAAACTGGTGGCTGATAGCAAGTCCGTCGATATGCAGGGGCCCATTTTCCACGATTTGTTCGATATGGACAGGTATTTGCTGAATGAAGTGGACGTAAAAGTCAAGCTGTACAGGAGTTCCATCGATTTCTGTTTAATGGCTGGAGATGCCGTGCCTTATCGTTTGGTCATTGAGGACATTTACATTCTTACACGAAAAATTCGTGTGAACCCGGCTGTTATATATGGTCATTCCAAGATTTTGGAAAAACAGAATGCTCTGTACCCGTACAATAAAACGGAGGTCAAGTCTGTCAGTATTGCAACGGGCTCCACCACTTTCAGTTGGGATAACATGTATCAGGGTAGACGTCCCAACAAATTGATTTTGGGTTTTGTCAAGAGTAAAGCTGTGAGTGGAGATATTAAAACCAATCCCTTTAACTTTGAGAATTGCAGCATTCGGCAAATCGCGGTGTATTGTGACGGTCTCGCTGTTGGAAGCAACCCGCTTAAGGTGGACTTCTCCTCTACTGGTGGTACCTCGACCATACGCCCTTACACCGACTTACTGATGTCTGCAGGAAAATGGAGACAGGATGAAGGCAGTCATTTAGACAGAGCTCACTATATCAGCGGTtctacattgtttgtttttgaacttGAACCAGATTTTTCACACCACGGCGAGTATTTGTCTCTGGCTAAAACTGGGAACGTACGATTAGATGTCGTGTTCAAGGATCCCTTGACAAAGCCCATGAGCTGTATCGTTTACAGTCAAGGTCCAGGATATTTCGATATGAACAAGGAGCGTGATATTATACTGTCATAA